Within the Deltaproteobacteria bacterium genome, the region CGCTCGCCGCGGGCGACATGCACACGTGGTCTTACGTCAACCCGATCAACGACGCCCTGCGCGCCGTGCTCCACACCGATCTGGACCTGTCGCACTCGATCTGGTTCACGTTCGTGGCGATCTTCCTGTGCGTTTCGGGCGCGATCGTCGGCAAGAGCTACAAGGAAAAACTCCGGACGGGCGACATCGCCCCGTCGCCGAATTTCTCGCTCGCCAACGTCTACGAGTCGCTGATCGGCATGATGCTGAACCTGCTCGAGGAGATCGTCGGCCACCACGGTCGCCAGTACATCACGCTGATCTGCTCGCTGGCCTTCGTCATCGTGCTGACGAACTTCTCGGGCCTGACCCCCGCGTCGGTGCTCGCCACGTCGAATCTGAACACCACGGCGGCGCTCGCGCTGGTGGTCTTCGTCGCCTACAACTACTACGGCATCAAGGCGCACGGCCCGGTCAAGTACGCCGCGCACTTCCTTGGGCCGCTCGAAGGCAATCTCCGCTTCGTCATGGCGCCGATCATGGTGCCGATCGAGCTCATCAGCCACGTCGCCCGACCGCTGTCGCTGTCGCTGCGTCTTTTCGGCAACATGACCGGCGATCACACGATCTTCGCCGTGTTCATGGTGGGGCTCGGCATCGCGTGGCCGCTGCTGTTCCCCTTGCCGCTCTACGTGCTGGGAACGCTGGTTTGTTTCGTGCAGATGCTGGTGTTCGTGATGCTGACGATGGTCTATCTGTCGCTGGCGACGGCCCACGACCACTAGAAACGGGTTTTTTCACGGGAACAAGGGCAACGGTTCGTCTTGCCATGGATTACCAGGAGGTTTCGATATGAATAAGAGAATGCTCACACTGACCCTGTTCGTGCTCTTCACGTTTGCGATGGCGACGACGGCCTTTGCCCAGGGCTTGTCGGACGACGTGAAAAAGAACGTGGCGCTCGCGGCCGGTTTCGGCATCGCGGTCGCGGCGTTCGGCGGCGCGTTCGGCCAGGGCCGCGCGGCCGCGGCGGCGCTCGAAGGCATCGCCCGCAACCCCGCCGCCGCCCAGAAACTCTTCACGCCGCTCATCCTGAGCCTCGCGCTGATCGAGTCGCTGGTCATTTACGCGCTCGTCATTTCGTTCCTGCTCGTCTTCAAGCTCTAAAGGCGATCCGAAGACCGACCGACGAACCCCGGGGCGACCCGGGGTTTGTTGTTTGCAGGCACCTCGCCCCGACTTTCCCCTTCCTTTTTCCGGAAGCCCTTTCCCGTTGCGGCGTCTCATGGACAGCCCCCGGGGGAGTGCGTTACATTCCGCCCGCCTCTCATGAGCCGCGGCTGGAAACCGGATTGCCCGGCGGATGTCGTATGGGGGGCTTTTTCGTGTCGTGAGCGCATGAGAATCGGAACCGCCCAAACGCTGATTCTGACGCTCGGCGTTGCCCTTTCGGCGACGTTCGGCGCGTCGGCGCGCGCCCAGGACCCCGCGGACGGCAAGACCCCGGGCGTCGAAATCGTCGTGACCGCGGAGCCGAATGAGATCACCGTGGGCGACGAAGTCCGTTACCGCATCACGGTGACGTGGGATCCCGCCAACAAGGTCGAGCAAAAAGCGCTGGAAGAGAACCTCGGTGACCTCGTTGTACGCGAGCAGCTCGGGGTCGACCTGCAAACGCTTCCCGACGGGCGCTCCCAACGCACCGAGGGTTACGTCATCACCTCGTATCTGGTCGGCAAGTACAAGCTCCCGCCCCCTGCGGTGCGTTTCACGAACGCCGCCGGAGCGGAATTGGTCCTGGACGCCGAGCCGATCATCCTGAACGTCCGCTCGGTGACGCCGGATGACGCGACCGACATCCGCGACATCAAACCGCCCCGCGCGGTGCCCCGCGACCTGCGTCAGGTGGGGATGTACGCGGCGATCGCTTTCGCGGCCATCGCGTCCATCATCGCCGGTATCGTGGCGTGGCGGCATTTCAGGCGGAAGCCCGAACCCGAGACGCCGCCCCTGCCCGCGCACGAGCATGCACTCGCCCGTCTCGCTGCCGCGCGCGAGTTTCCCCGCGCGACGCACGACGAAATCAAGGCGTACTACGTCGAAATCTCCGCCGCGCTTCGCGAGTATCTCGACCGCCGCTTCGCCGTTCCCGCGCCGCTGCTGACGACCTATCAGCTGCGCGACGCGCTGCGTGGTCGCACGCAGATGCCTGCCGGCGACGGCGCGGCGCACTTTGGCGCGCTTTTCGATGTACTCGACACGGCCGATTTCGTGAAATTCGCCAAATTCGACCCCGATGCCGACGGGCAGAACGCGGATCTCGATTCCGCGATCCGTTTTGTCGAGGCGACGCGACCGCCCGAGCCAACGGAATCGGCAACCGACGCGCCCGCCGCGCCGCCAAACGAGAACGCCGCATGAGTTTCCAGTTCGCCAACTCCTGGGCGCTCGTCTTCCTGGCGTTGCCGCTGCTCATTTTGTGGTGGCGGATCGCCGGGGAGCGATGGCATGTCGCGCCGATCCGCGTCGGCGGCGCGGAGCTGTGGCGCGACGTGCGTCCGTCGTGGCGCGTTCGTTTTCGCCGGTTGCCGCTCTATTTGCGCGTCGCGACGCTGGTATTTGTGGTCTTCGCCCTCGCGCGCCCACAGCTCGGCCGCACGCAGAACGTGACCGAGGGCGAGGGGATCGACATCGTGCTCACGCTCGACGTGTCGGGGTCGATGGCCGCGCAGGATTTCGCTCCGAACGACCGCCTCTTCGTCGCGAAGAAAACCATCGAGCGCTTCATCGAAGGCCGCAAGGTCGATCGCATCGGCCTCGTGCTCTTCGCGGGGCAGGCGTTTTCGCAGTCGCCGCTCACGCTCGACTACGGCATCATCCTGCAGTTTCTGGAGCGCGCGAAGATCGGGATGATCGAGGACGGCACGGCGATCGGCATGGCGCTCGTGACGGCGACGAACCGCCTGCGCGAGTCGACCGCCAAGAGCAAGGTCGTCGTGTTGCTGACCGACCGCGACAACAACGCGGGACGCGTGGACCCGATGACGGCGGCGGACCTCGCCAAGGCCGTGGGTATCCGCGTGCACACGATCGGCGTGGGCAGCGACGGCCCTGCGTACATTCCCGTCAAGGACCCGCTGATGGGCACGCGCCTCGTCAAGCAGACCTTCGTGCTCGACGAGAAAGTGCTGCGCGGCATCGCCGACAAGACCGGCGGGCAGTTCTACCGCGCCACCGACGCCGACAGTCTGCGGCGTGTGTTCGACGCCATCGACCAGCTCGAAAAAAGTCCTTACGAGGTGAAGACCTTCACCGATTTCACCGAGCGCTATCCGCTTCCACTGGCGCTCGCGTTTTTGTGCCTCGCCGCCGAATTGGTCCTCGCGCGCACGGCCCTGCGGGAGGTGAGCTGAGATGGACTTCGCCCGGCCGTGGCTGCTGCTGATACTCGTTGCGATCGCGCTGCTGGCCGTGTGGCTCGTGCGTGCTTCGCGGCGACGAAGTGCCGCGCTGGCCGAGTTCGCCTCGGCCGACGTGTGGCGCGCGGTGCGTCTTCACGCCGCGCCCGGACGCGAGACGGCGCGCATCGCGCTCGTGACGGCGGCGCTCACGCTGATGGTCGTGGCGCTCGCCGGCCCGCAATTCGGCACGGTCTTCGAGGAAGTGCGCCGTCGCGGCATCGACATCGTCGTGGCGGTGGACGTCTCCAAGTCGATGCTCGCCGAGGACCTTGCTCCAAACCGCCTGGAAAAGGCCAAACACCAGCTTTCGAGCCTGCTCGATCAGGTGCGCGGCGACCGCGTGGCGGTGTTGCCCTTCGCGGGGCAGGCGTTTCTGCTCTGCCCGCTCACGCTCGACTATTCGGCGGCGAAGCTCTACCTGTCGATCCTCGACGTGAACGCGATTCCCACGCCGGGCACGAACATTACCGCGGCGATCGAGACGGCGACCGAGGCGTACGAGAGCGTGAACCGCAAGCACAAAGTGATGCTGCTGCTCACCGACGGCGAGAGCACCGTCGGCGACGTGGAGAAGGCGACCGAAAAGGCGAAGGAAGAAGGCGTCGTGATCTACACGATCGGCATCGGCTCGCCCGAGGGCGTCCCGATTCCGCAACGCGACGAACAGGGCAACATTTCGTACGTAAAGGACAAGTCGGGACAGGTCGTGCTTTCGAAGCTCGACGAGACGCAGCTACAGAAAATCGCCGACACGACCGGCGGGAAGTATTATCGTTCGAGCTACGGCGAGCTCGAACTCGGCTGGTTTCTTGAGGAAATCGAGAAGATGGATAAAAAGGACCTCAAGAGTCAGGTCATTACGCGCAAGCGCGAGCGGTTTTTCGTGTTCGCGCTCGCGGCGATGATGATGCTCGCCGTCGAGGCGGCGTGGCCCGAGCGGCGCGTGTGCAGGCCCCGGCGCACGGATGAGGACGCGGCATGACGCGGCGCACCGACACCATCCCGTTTCGAGCGATGCTCGCCCCCTTGGCGGCGGCGTTGTGGATCTTCGCCGGCGCGGGGTTTCTCGAATTCGTCTTCGACGAGGCATACAAGGGGAACCGCGAATTCGAGCACGGGCGGTACGATCAGGCGCAACAGCATTACACCGAAGCGCAGGTGAAAAACCCCAGCGCCCCGTCGCTCGACTTCAACCTCGGCGGCGCGCTTTACAAACAGGGCAAGTTCGACGATTCGCTGACCGCGTCCCGCAAGTCCTACTACAGCGACGACCCGAATATCGTGGCCGACGCGCACTACAACGCGGGCAACGCGCTGTTCAAGAAGGGTGCGTATCCCGAGGCGATTCAGGAGTACATCGAGGCACTCAAGCGCCGCCCCGGCGACGAAGACGCCAAGTACAATCTCGAGCTCGCGCGGCGCTTGCTCGCGCAGCAGGAACCTTCGAACCAGAACAAGAATCCCGATCAGAAAAAGGACGATCCGAAGGACGACAAGAGCGGCGGGGGCGACCAGGAAGGCGACAAGCCCGACGAGGGCAAGAAGGGCGATCAGCAGGGCGAGAACGAGGGCGGTGAAAAGGGCAAGGCCGAGTCGAAGGACGACCAGACCGACGAG harbors:
- a CDS encoding tetratricopeptide repeat protein is translated as MTRRTDTIPFRAMLAPLAAALWIFAGAGFLEFVFDEAYKGNREFEHGRYDQAQQHYTEAQVKNPSAPSLDFNLGGALYKQGKFDDSLTASRKSYYSDDPNIVADAHYNAGNALFKKGAYPEAIQEYIEALKRRPGDEDAKYNLELARRLLAQQEPSNQNKNPDQKKDDPKDDKSGGGDQEGDKPDEGKKGDQQGENEGGEKGKAESKDDQTDEAKPTPKPQEGEDENDQPPEEEKKSPDTRVEESTEQQTVENLTPDQAARILDSLKRDEQAELIRQILPKTGYTVPDKDW
- the atpE gene encoding ATP synthase F0 subunit C, encoding MNKRMLTLTLFVLFTFAMATTAFAQGLSDDVKKNVALAAGFGIAVAAFGGAFGQGRAAAAALEGIARNPAAAQKLFTPLILSLALIESLVIYALVISFLLVFKL
- the atpB gene encoding F0F1 ATP synthase subunit A, whose product is MKFAMRIAALALVVWGMSAGVALAAGDMHTWSYVNPINDALRAVLHTDLDLSHSIWFTFVAIFLCVSGAIVGKSYKEKLRTGDIAPSPNFSLANVYESLIGMMLNLLEEIVGHHGRQYITLICSLAFVIVLTNFSGLTPASVLATSNLNTTAALALVVFVAYNYYGIKAHGPVKYAAHFLGPLEGNLRFVMAPIMVPIELISHVARPLSLSLRLFGNMTGDHTIFAVFMVGLGIAWPLLFPLPLYVLGTLVCFVQMLVFVMLTMVYLSLATAHDH
- a CDS encoding VWA domain-containing protein — protein: MDFARPWLLLILVAIALLAVWLVRASRRRSAALAEFASADVWRAVRLHAAPGRETARIALVTAALTLMVVALAGPQFGTVFEEVRRRGIDIVVAVDVSKSMLAEDLAPNRLEKAKHQLSSLLDQVRGDRVAVLPFAGQAFLLCPLTLDYSAAKLYLSILDVNAIPTPGTNITAAIETATEAYESVNRKHKVMLLLTDGESTVGDVEKATEKAKEEGVVIYTIGIGSPEGVPIPQRDEQGNISYVKDKSGQVVLSKLDETQLQKIADTTGGKYYRSSYGELELGWFLEEIEKMDKKDLKSQVITRKRERFFVFALAAMMMLAVEAAWPERRVCRPRRTDEDAA
- a CDS encoding VWA domain-containing protein; amino-acid sequence: MSFQFANSWALVFLALPLLILWWRIAGERWHVAPIRVGGAELWRDVRPSWRVRFRRLPLYLRVATLVFVVFALARPQLGRTQNVTEGEGIDIVLTLDVSGSMAAQDFAPNDRLFVAKKTIERFIEGRKVDRIGLVLFAGQAFSQSPLTLDYGIILQFLERAKIGMIEDGTAIGMALVTATNRLRESTAKSKVVVLLTDRDNNAGRVDPMTAADLAKAVGIRVHTIGVGSDGPAYIPVKDPLMGTRLVKQTFVLDEKVLRGIADKTGGQFYRATDADSLRRVFDAIDQLEKSPYEVKTFTDFTERYPLPLALAFLCLAAELVLARTALREVS